Proteins encoded in a region of the Elaeis guineensis isolate ETL-2024a chromosome 7, EG11, whole genome shotgun sequence genome:
- the LOC140859309 gene encoding ubiquitin-conjugating enzyme E2 7-like, protein MATETHAKLLLQKQLKELYRNAVEGFSAGLVDENNIFEWKVTIIGPVDTIYEGGVFDVVMTFPPNYPNSPPEVRFTSEMWHPNVYTDGRVCISILHAPGDDPHGYEKASERWLPVHTVTTIILSVISMLSSPNVESPANVDAAIEWRERRHAFRKKVARIVRRSQEMP, encoded by the coding sequence ATGGCCACCGAGACCCATGCAAAACTCCTCCTCCAAAAACAGCTCAAGGAGCTCTACCGGAACGCCGTAGAAGGCTTCTCCGCTGGCCTCGTCGATGAGAACAACATCTTCGAGTGGAAGGTGACCATCATTGGTCCCGTCGACACCATCTACGAAGGTGGCGTGTTCGACGTCGTGATGACGTTTCCACCTAACTACCCCAACAGCCCGCCTGAGGTCCGCTTCACGTCGGAGATGTGGCATCCCAACGTGTACACCGACGGGCGCGTGTGCATCTCCATCCTGCATGCCCCAGGCGACGACCCGCATGGTTACGAGAAGGCCAGCGAGCGGTGGTTGCCCGTGCACACCGTCACAACCATAATTCTAAGCGTCATCTCCATGCTTTCGAGCCCTAACGTTGAGTCGCCGGCCAATGTGGACGCTGCGATCGAGTGGAGGGAGAGGAGACATGCGTTCAGGAAGAAGGTTGCTCGCATAGTAAGGAGGTCTCAGGAAATGCCGTGA